One Littorina saxatilis isolate snail1 linkage group LG11, US_GU_Lsax_2.0, whole genome shotgun sequence genomic window, GTTATATATATCGTAACCCTGCCGAAACGTCGATTTGGTCAGAATATTTCATTCAGATGATGGATAAAGTCAAATCACGCAATAAAGATATTGTATTGcttggagattttaatattaatctgaataagcctcaaacagtatggaattcaacaacaactttattaggtcttcatcaactggttctgaacccaacaagaataacagacacaactgcaactcttattgatcacatatatactgataataagaagattgtttctaatgtgtatgtgtccaattccaGTATTAGCGATCATATGCCTATTTTTTGTTCGGTCTCTATGCGCTTGCCTAAATCAGGACCAAAAGGCCACACGACCATAGAATACAGAAGTTTTAGACATTTTGATGAGTCTGCATTTTTTCGTGATCTTAGTGAAGCTCCATTTCAGAGCGTTTTtgatttcagtcttgcagatgATGCTTTTGATCACTTGTATAGCATTTTAAGCACAATTATAGATAAGCACGTGCCCCTGCGTCAGCATAGAGTAAAACATGCCAGACTTCCGCCTTGGTTAACATCAGATATTATAGAGGCGATGGCTCTGAGagattatttcaaggaaaataagatgacagacgaatataaacagcagaggaatgaggtgttaaaccgtgtgagacaatcaaaaactggttactttgataaattaatttccgataagaaagatactgcaacaatttggcgggcagtaaatgaaatccttgataaatctaggaaaaggtcaactgctaatctaacaaaactatctgcggaagaatttaataatcattttatatctttagcggataaattgaaggcttctgtggcagaaacaaattctcggGATAGAgatgactgttttgaaaaattggacgaaTTCTGCAAgcggaacagaataaacaatgaagcgtttatcattcctccgattgcagttcatgaggtcggaacatttattgaaaacatggagaataaaaagtccatgggtcctgataaaatacccgtgaagttattgaagctttctctaccgtatattgtggattcgctcacgtttgtatataaccttagtattgagcagaacttttttccgtctaaattgaaaagcgccaaagtcataccccttcccaaatgtaaagatctctcagacccaagtaattttagacccatttctttactgcctgttttgtcaaaaccattagaaaggcatgtgcacaagcatcttcttgcttacatggaagaacaaaatttgttccatcagtttcaatccggttttcggtccaagcattcttgccacacagctcttacgtctctctgcgaagcttggctgtcagcaatgaacaagtctgaagttacaggagcattgtttttggactttaagaaagcatttgacttagtcgatcattccatattgctgaaaaaattacactattatttgagaaacgattcggtctgtgacttctttaaatcgtatcttgctgaccggacacagtatgtcactctacaatgccagaattcgtctactgcactagtaagacatggcgtcccacaagggtctatattaggacctattctcttttgtatttacgttaatgatttgcctttacatgtatcggatgataaagtcaaatgcgagttttttgcagacgattcgtctatccataccagtaacacctcgttggaatcagtaaattcttccctgaagaacactttggacgaagttgcgaaatggtgcacatcaaatgccatgatactgcacccagaaaaaactaaaagcattgttattaccacaagacaaaagcatcagctaagtcctcttaaattacaactgtccttaggtacaactcaaatacagcaagttaaagaacaccgcatacttggtgtaactgttgatgaagaaatgaaatggcaaacacacataaacaacctctgcaaagtgttatcaaggaatttgtatttgttgtcaaaactcaaacattatgcgaagtctgaaacattaaaaatgttcgttcatgctcatataatgcctcatattaattttgcttcgacattgtgggatggctgcagcgatgttcacttattaaaactcaattctttgtaccgtcgtgctgcaaaacttatcatgtatgaatcgcacatgtctacagaaatgaagttaaacatccttaatttccttcccctaaaaacccaccttgcatacaataaggctgtctttatgtataaagtagttcatggtgatgtgcccagttatgtgcaatcctattttacacatgttacgaagaggtatgggtctcaaaatttacttcctccaattcctcgtatagatctttataaatccagcttagctttttcaggatcatctctgtggaattctttgccaatagaaatcaaacgatccgcatcattaaaggcctttaaaaggcagttgcactcacatttgagcacactataaactgcccctgatgtctagtttccattgtgtactcggataatgtatgcaatgctcttaagtgttttgtttttatgtttatactcgaccattattttgatgttttactagtttaatactttgattagatactgttccttttaggtatgaaatgatagcatgtgcttgtgtgtagatatgcgagcgcacgctcgcgcgcgcgagcatgtgtgtgtgtatatgtgtgtgtgtgtgtgtgtgtgtgcatgtgtgtgtgcatgtgtgtgtgcatgtgtgtgtgtgcatgtgtgtgagtttatgtgtgcatgtgtgtgtgtgagtttatgtgtgcatgtgtgtgtgtatacgtgggtgtggatgtgtgtgtgtgtgtgtatgtgcgcagtctttgctttcgtttacaattattctctgtatatgttccaaggacaggttggaagattaggctaagcctaaaacctttatccttatgtaataaagttctaaagttctgagttctctctctatcGATGTCGTGTGTGTTGATGGTGCTTGTGATGCCGATAACTAGTATCTCTTCCTGTATTAGACACTGATTTCACGGTGCGTCAGATAAGGTAGGACATTAGTCACAGATAACAgtatgacagagagagagagagagagagagagagagagagagagagagagagagagagagagagaaagagagagagagagagagagagagagagaaaagtatTCTTTTTACCTCCAGCGTGACTAACTGCCTGACTGAGTGGATTGCGGAAACGACCGCTGGTTTGAATGACATAACAAACAGTGTGGAGAGTCTGTGTGCTCAACCTGTGACCGAGAGGAATGCCGCACAGAAGTGTTGTCATTGTTGGTTTGGACAGCAAGTTTACACCCTTGATCATCCACTTGTGCTTTGAGGACATATCGTGGTTGGTTCTTGACTTGCTTGGTAAAGCGCTCACCGTACTGCTGTGGTCTTGTGACAAGCATTGACACGAACAAGCGACTTTAATCCTCTTCATCCTTGTATCTTGAAGATgcaagtcgcttgttcatgtcaatgttgtgaaacccaactcctgtgatatgagagggtaaatttacatggtgcaatatcatatttgattgtatcccttttatgttttatgtgtgtcgtcctatacaattgttgttataatcgtttacaggcagacagggtgtgccgaagaaaaatttccatttttatgtaatattttaatggacaataaagtgttgttatttttattattattctccCAGCTGCCAGGACTGAGACTGGTTCAGGATAACTCTCACACATGTCGggtgcatttagagcgcttacttccctttgattaTCAGATCTCGCTCTGCCTCatgtgtttgatgttgttgttacGATAATGGTGTAATCGTCCTGGTGACATTGATCAGCATTGCTACAACCGTTTTGTCACTTCAGTGAGGAACACTTACCTCTGAGCAAAATGACTCAATTCAAAGAGAAGACGACTGAAGCATGGTCGGTGGCTCGTGGGGACAGGGTTTTcgcgaaaggcaaatttccgccgattggtttttttttttttgttccgccgaaaaagcaaaagggggaggcaaaaatggttctaaaaactgaatttaatggcaaacttagagctcagatgacaccaaattgcaccatttgggttctttggagaaataAATTCCGGGTGGGCATGCACAATTTCAacctttttttaaaacttttttttaaatttccatGCCTGATGGTTACAAGGAAGGGTTTATCCAACGGGAAGATAACGAGGCTAAGGGTCAGGAAGAAAAGGGTCACGAGTCGTTAGGATTAAGGAATCACAAAGAAAGAAGCCTTGTGTTGAAGAATAGAGTCACGCGACGACAGGCGCCTCACTTTGCATGAAACTGGCTCAGCACGGATTATCAACATACTTTTGACAGGCGCCTCACTTTGCATGAAACTCAGCACGGATTATCAACATACTTTTGACAGGCGCCTCACTTTGCATGAAACTCAGCACGGATTATCAACATACTTTTGACAGGCGCCTCACTTTGCATGAAACTCAGCACGGATTATCAACATACTTTTGACAGGCGCCTCACTTTACGGTTGACAGGCGCCTCACTTTACGGTTGACAGGCACCTCACTTTACGGTTGACAGGCGCCTCTCTCACTTTACGGTTGACAGGCGCCTCACTTTACGGTTGACAGGCGCCTCTCTCACTTTACGGTTGACAGGCGCCTCACTTTACGGTTGACAGGCGCCTCTCTCACTTTACGGTTGACAGGCGCCTCACTTTACGGTTGACAGGCGCCTCACTTTACGGTTGACAGGCGCCTCACTTTACGGTTGACAGGCGCCTCACTTTACGGTTGACAGGCGCCTCACTTTACGGTTGACAGGCGCCTCACTTTACGGTTGACAGGCGCCTCAATTTACGGTTGACAGGCGCCTCACTTTACGGTTGACAGGCGCAATGCAAATGGCCCAGTGATAAGACGTCCAAAGCGTAAGGTCAAGGTCGTAgtttcgaatcccggccgcgcctggtgtgTTATCCCGAAAGGCTAAGTCTGGCGAGAATCGCCGCTTAAATGTAGTTTGCGAGTCAGTTTGTGCTATTCACATGGGCAGCGAGTTTGACTTGACTTGCCGCCGACCAAAATCGCATGAAAGTTGGGCgaaagttggttgcaagtctgccatgtgaacagcgcttTAAGGGTGGGGATATTtcccatctcccaggtcaacttatgtccagacctgcttagtgccttatcccccttcgtgtgtacacgcaagcataagaccaagtacgtacggaaaagatcctgtaatccatgtcagagtttggtgggttatagaaacacgaaaataccgagCATACATCCCCGAAAAGTggggtatggctgcctaaatggcgggataaaaacggtcattcacgttaaacccactcgtgcaaatccacgagtgtacgtgggagtttcagcccatgaacgaagaggaAGAAGATAGTTCATTGACATAGAGAACGGTGAACTGCGACAGGAATGGTGCACGAGGTCAGCACTCTGGGTCAGCTGAACACACAGTCGCTCGCTTTGGTTCcacttatttcattttcatcgTACGTGGTCAGTTTTTGAGACCGTACTTTGACCAATTGTTCAATAAGTATGTAACACGAAGCGGGCAAGAAcaagagacagaccgagagagagacagacagacagacagagacagagagagagacagagagagagacatagagagagatacagtgagagagagacagagacagacagagagacagagacagacagacagagagagacagacagagacagagagagacagacagacagagagaaagacagacagagagacagacagacagacagacagagagagacagacagacagagacagacagagagagagagacagacaaacagacagacagacagagagagcgagacatagagacagacagagagagagacagacagagagagagagaaagacagagagagagagagagaggcggggaatacacagacaggacagaatgacagaaagaaggCAGCCATAGAATTGGAAGGGGAAAATGTGTTGACTCACACTTTAAATAACTCACtacatttttgtgtgttcacGTTACGCAAATGTACCAAACGCTTAGCTGCGGGGGCAAGAGACAGGGAGGGTGTTTATGTCAGATATATGATAAGATACATTACGTACGTATCACGTTGTAGCAAACAAACCGACGTCAAACCGTCACATCACGACGTAGGctacccccgcgggttagggggaagaatttacccgatgctccccagtatgtcgtaagaggcgactaacggattctgtttctccttttacccttgttaagtgtttcttgtatagaatatagtcaatgtttgtaaagattttagtcaagcagtatgtaagaaatgttaagtcctttgtactggaaacttgcattctcccagtaaggtcatatattgtactccgttgcaagcccctggagcaattttttgattagtgctcttgtgaacaagaaacaattaacaggtggctctatcccatcccccccccccccccacctttccccgtcgcgatataaccttgaacggttgaaaacgacgttaaacaccaaataaagaaaagaacatCACGACGTCTCGGCACCACTTGACAGGTCTTCATCACCATGAAACGCACACCTAGAACAacggtggaggggggggggggggggggcgggggggctATTAGATACATATCACATTATAGCTAACAAATGTAGCCCACGCCGTACCTTGACAGCACCACGTCTCGGCTTACTTGTCAGCTTGGAACGCACACCTATAACACCACGttgaagggggtggggtgggcggTGGGGGCTAAAAGATCACAAGAGGAGGACTGAGATAAGTTTGTGAAcatgcatggggggggggggggggggaggggttcgtTGAATCATGTGACGCGACGGTGGAAACAGCGTAACTGATTAAGCTTGTTGCGTACATTTCTGTCTGGCGGTAAATTGAAGTTTCAGTGCAATAATCCCAAAGCAAACACGCCCCAGAAATATAGTCGGGGCGCCggcttaacacacacacacactcagtcacacgcacgcacacacacacgtccagtgacacacacacacacacaaatacacacacacacacacactctctctctctctgcctctctctctctctctctctctctctctctctctctctctctctctctttctctctctcttatacataTATTTAATTCTCAACATTGGCGGTCTGTCCTGTATCATGCTGCCTACAGCAGTCACAGTCAGTGTGCATTGTGACACCGCCAGGCAGCACCGTGCCCTGGGTACACTGACTGTGAATCATTTCAAGCTGTGTGCTGTTACCGTGTGCTGAGAGATCTCAGTTGTGGAGGAGAGTTCAACCTGAGACACACACCGCAAGAATCGTACCTGAGAATGTACATAGCACATTCAGTGTCAACAGTACCACTGTCGGTGACACAATGTCAGCCTGAAAAAAACGTCGCTAGAATCGTTCTCGAGACTGTAGAGAACTCATTGTACATAGCACATTCAGTGTCAACAGTACCACTGTCGGTGACACAATGTCAGCCTGAAAAAAACGTCGCTAGAATCGTACTTGAGACTGTAGCGAACACATTGTACTAAGCACATAGCGTATCAACAGTACCACTGTCTGCAGACACATGTGAAACAATGTCAGGCCTTGGTTCTGGTAGTCCTGACTCCGACGCGCGTCAAGACACTGGAAGTTGTGATGCTCGTGTGGCGACCGAGACTGTGACGCCGGTCAAGGCCAGCAGTGACCAGCACTGTCCGGTCAGTGGAGGTCCCGGTGTGGGGGCTACCGCATGTGAGAGTCCTGTGTCCAGTCCACACAACAACCCTGAGATCGCTAGCCCTTTCAGAAGCTTCCGTTCGGGATTTAGCCCTTCGGCTGGTAGCCCTAGCCAACCCAAAGGTCATCTAGAGGGTCAAAGCTCTCCTAGTAAGCCTAGCCTATCCAAAGGTCCTCTAGAGGGCCAAAGCTCTACTAGTAAGCCTAGCCTGTCCACAAGCCACCCAGAGAGTCAAGGGTCACCAGAAGGTCACGGGTCACCGGAAGGTCACGGGTCATCTGAAGGTCACGGTTCACCTGAAGGTCACGGCTCACCTGAAGGTCACTGCTCACTTGAATGTCCCCCATTGAGCACCAAGCGGTCTAAGAGCCCTCCTGCAAGCCTCAAGCTGACCACGCCCCCAGCGCGCCCCTCACACCCGCACAGAACCTCCCACTTAAGGTCCAGTGCGCCCGCTAGCCCGAGCACGTCCAACGGGTCTGTTGCGAGCCCGAAGCCGGTGGCGGGCACTAGCCCGTTGACTAGCCCGACCTCTAGCCCGAGAGACCGCCACAAGACTTCCCCGGCGTACGGCACTGTCTATTCTCCCCGCTTCAAGTTCCAACCGGTAAGTTGCGATCATCTTTGAAGCAATGACGTTGAAGGTCGTCATAACCCAAGAAATGTATCATGCgcatgctttatatagctattatAGCAGTTTGCATTATGGGCGCTTGCTTTCTTTTTGTAAAGTgattttgttctctttttttttcgtgtTAATACCACATCAAGCAATTGCCACATTTGTGCGATGAAGAGTATCAtttttaaaaatatattttaagcataaaaaaagaagaaaaaacccaaaaaaaacgtAGGAGTTTTTGACAACCCAGTAAATGGGGCCTGATTAGCCGAATATTGGTaaatctgttgttgttgttgttgttgttgttgttgttgttgttgttgttgttgtttttgttgttgttgttgttgttgttgttgttgttgttgttgttgttggccacCAAAGAAAAACCGCCAGACACATGATACGCGTGGTCGTGAATCAAGACTCGTTTGGTAGCATTAAACATTCTTTATATAGGTATCGGCCGGTCCGCTCTGGTGATTTGCACGACACTGGTGTCAGTGACAGCCTGTATGAAGCAGCATTGGCACGGTCGCTGTATGATTTGCACGACACTGGTGTCAGTGACAGCCTGCATGGAGCAGCCGGCCTTGACACGGTCGCTGTATGATTTGCACGACTCTGGTGTCAGTGACAGCCTGAATGGAGCAGCATTGGCACGGTCGCTGTATGATTTGCACGACACTGGTGTCAGTGACAGCCTGCATGGAGCAGCCGGCCTTGACACGGTCGCTGTATGATTTGCACGACTCTGGTGTCAGTGACAGCCTGTATGAAGCAGCATTGGCACGGTCGCTGTATGATTTGCACGACACTGGTGTCAGTGACAGCCTGTATGAAGCAGCATTGGCACGGTCGCTGTATGATTTGCACGACACTGGTGTCAGTGACAGCCTGTATGAAGCAGCATTGGCTCTGTCGCTGTATGATTTGCACGACTCTGGTGTCAGTGACAGCCTGCATGGAGCAGCATTGGCTCTGTCGCTGTATGCTCCTTTGTCCTAATGATTGATGTCAAACAT contains:
- the LOC138980575 gene encoding uncharacterized protein isoform X1 yields the protein MSGLGSGSPDSDARQDTGSCDARVATETVTPVKASSDQHCPVSGGPGVGATACESPVSSPHNNPEIASPFRSFRSGFSPSAGSPSQPKGHLEGQSSPSKPSLSKGPLEGQSSTSKPSLSTSHPESQGSPEGHGSPEGHGSSEGHGSPEGHGSPEGHCSLECPPLSTKRSKSPPASLKLTTPPARPSHPHRTSHLRSSAPASPSTSNGSVASPKPVAGTSPLTSPTSSPRDRHKTSPAYGTVYSPRFKFQPAGGGEKKEHLYKILVIGELGTGKTSIIKRYVHQFFSQHYRATIGVDFALKVLNWDADTLIRLQLWDIAGQERFGNMTRVYYKEAVGAFVVFDVTRASTFEAVTKWKNDLDSKVQLPDGSPVPCVLLANKCDQAKEGLVNNTSQMDDFCKEKGFIGWYETSAKENINIDEAARFLVTRILEKDRAMQLGDDDRDKDRVVLDKPAPGRPERKINCC